A stretch of the Acyrthosiphon pisum isolate AL4f chromosome A2, pea_aphid_22Mar2018_4r6ur, whole genome shotgun sequence genome encodes the following:
- the LOC100168379 gene encoding collagen alpha-5(IV) chain isoform X6 has translation MRLQRNGKMIPRPRTNMYLILFSILGVQFALSQQTNPNDLEVVLNIEDSNKTQYHEQNFDTMAYIFGYEVGPNGQFHHENKGPDGFTYGCYGYVDPEGKLQATHYISDGWGYRVVTPGESVEIFHHKHDPADENQANESSDGGSEHEHHGHHGVVTAWGDLYFPKGCGGGRPIQGTGQLGGSGSSGYPSFIGVGQPGPAGAPGQPGTPGLPGSPSSVYPSYPGTPGSPGSPGSPGTPGLPGKPGSPGFPSYQQPSSYPSAPGTPGSPGSPGSPGTPGLPGKPGSPGFPSYQQPSPYPSAPGTPGSPGSPGSPGTPGLPGKPGSLGYPSYQQPSPYPSAPGSSGLPGTPGTPGQPGTPGLPGSPSSVYPSYPGSPGSPGSPGSPGTPGLPGKPGSLGYPSYQQPSPYPSAPGSSGLPGTPGTPGTPGQPGTPGLPGSPSSAYPSYPGSQGSPGSPGAPGSPGLPSLPSYQKPTVYPTSTYPGSSGSPGSPGSPGSPGTPGLPGKPGSLGYPSYQQPSPYPSAPGSSGLPGTPGTPGAPGIPGAPGSPSYNIPSSYPSGPGTPGLPGSPGSPGQPGAPGLPGSSPYPKPSYPVAPGTPVSPGSPGSPGLPGQPGAPGLPGSSPYPKPSYPAAPGTPGSPGSPGSPGLPGKPGSYVPQSSYPESAYPGTPGQPGQPGTPGLPGKPGASVIPSIPSYEKPQPTYQKPNVGYPGSPGQPGTPGLPGSPGLPGTISYPKPTPTSAYPVGPGQSGYPGSPGLPGQPGTPGLPGSVYQPSYQKPSSVNQYGNPSLYPVSSYPGSQGLPGTPGTPGQPGTPGSPGSAYPGSTLNQTPNYQSVKPSSSYPGSPGQPGTPGLPGQPGTPGIPSQPSYQKPNPPTYPSQPSYSGYPGSSGQPGKPGTPGTPGTPGLPAGPTYQKPTPPAGYPGSPGTPGQPGTPGLPGIPAQSFGQYPQPSVDYGKPNLSGYPGSTGQPGLPGQPGTPGTPGTPGSYPTSPKPSPYPINPGSGSVSGQPGTSGIQSQPSYQKPNPPTYPVKPTYPSQPSYSGYPGSSGQPGKPGTPGTPGTPGTPGLPAGPSYQKPTPPAGYPGSPGTPGQPGTPGLPGIPAQSFGQYPQPSVDYGKPNLSGYPGSTGQPGLPGQPGTPGTPGTPGSYPTSPKPSPYPINPGSGSVSGQPGTLGIPSQPSYQKPNSPTYPSQPSYSGYPGSSGQPGKPGTPGTPGTPGLPAGPSYQKPTPPAGYPGSPGTPGQPGTPGLPGIPAQSFGQYPQPSVDYGKPNLSGYPGSTGQPGLPGQPGTPGTPGTPGSYPTSPKPSPSPINPGSGSISGLPSNGYPSSIGQTQTGYPNKPIPQPSYPGQSYVYPTSYPQRPNVPDYGAQQPNEYPGYLSSGYPVPPPPNAPLPNYPPPSSPSGYSGYFELYPGQNQIYPGQPDFNAYPAGDQYPFNGNAYGNPKQQFTSPATENKGKTPQITTPVATPTYGYKSESSQTSVEYPEKPSLIDIRINVPNVPESNDGQKAVILGKNELIGTSSGSSGYSSSLTPQYVSSPTKAPKLPYQFGQESNQVVLSSSKPETSTPFYSVSTKTASTPENTNLVQSTSTISYEDQFSTLSPDSSTPVNIIPYPLPIVPNPGSCPCYFVPPTSNNSTNQIQQQQTTVDLNNLPEGAVIGFVPVVFYPSCGAGSAVSKEVLSSKLNPVFPSAYQVPYKCSYCEQSESQTANIRSSFNQVIKQSQLNPSVVIKSPSRKNYPNAPIYDQPEFGRKIKVVRRKTID, from the exons atgtatTTAATACTGTTCTCAATTTTGGGGGTTCAGTTTGCCTTATCTCAGCAAACTAACCCAAATGATTTGGAAGTGGTGCTTAACATCGAAGACAGCAATAAAACTCAATACCATGAACAAAATTTCGATACCA TGGCCTATATATTCGGCTACGAAGTAGGTCCAAATGGTCAATTCCATCACGAAAATAAAGGTCCAGATGGCTTCACATATGGTTGCTACGGATATGTAGACCCAGAAGGAAAATTACAAGCGACTCATTATATATCTGATGGCTGGGGATACAGAGTTGTCACACCAGGTGAATCTGTAGAAATATTCCATCATAAACATGACCCCGCAGATGAAAATCAAGCTAATGAAAGTTCTGATGGTGGTTCTGAACATGAACATCATGGACACCATGGAGTGGTAACAGCATGGGGTGATCTTTATTTCCCAAAGGGATGTGGAGGAGGACGTCCAATTCAAGGTACTGGTCAATTAGGTGGATCAGGCTCATCTGGATACCCAAGCTTTATTGGAGTTGGTCAACCAGGACCAGCAGGCGCACctgg tCAACCAGGTACTCCAGGATTACCGGGAAGTCCATCTTCAGTTTATCCAAGTTATCCAGGTACCCCAGGCTCTCCAGGCTCCCCAGGTTCACCCGGAACTCCAGGCTTACCag GTAAACCAGGATCTCCAGGCTTTCCATCATATCAACAACCATCATCTTATCCAAGTGCACCAGGTACCCCAGGCTCTCCAGGCTCCCCAGGTTCACCCGGAACTCCAGGCTTACCAG gtaaaccAGGATCTCCAGGCTTTCCATCATATCAACAACCATCACCTTATCCAAGTGCACCAGGTACCCCAGGCTCTCCAGGCTCCCCAGGTTCACCCGGAACTCCAGGCTTACCAG GTAAACCAGGATCTCTAGGCTATCCATCATATCAACAACCGTCACCTTATCCAAGTGCAccag gCTCGTCTGGGTTACCGGGAACTCCAGGAACTCCAG gtCAACCAGGTACTCCAGGATTACCGGGAAGTCCATCTTCAGTTTATCCAAGTTATCcag GTTCCCCAGGCTCTCCAGGCTCCCCAGGTTCACCCGGAACTCCAGGCTTACCAG GTAAACCAGGATCTCTAGGCTATCCATCATATCAACAACCGTCACCTTATCCAAGTGCAccag gCTCGTCTGGTTTACCGGGAACTCCAGGAACTCCAGGAACTCCAG gtCAACCAGGTACTCCAGGATTACCGGGAAGTCCATCTTCAGCTTATCCAAGTTATCCag GATCACAAGGATCTCCAGGTTCTCCCGGTGCTCCGGGTAGCCCAGGACTACCCAGTTTACCATCTTATCAAAAACCAACAGTTTATCCAACATCCACTTATCCTGGGAGCTCag gtTCCCCAGGCTCTCCAGGCTCTCCAGGTTCACCCGGAACTCCAGGCTTACCAG gtaaaccAGGATCTCTAGGCTATCCATCTTATCAACAACCATCACCTTATCCAAGTGCACCag gcTCGTCCGGTTTACCAGGAACTCCAGGAACTCCAG gagcTCCAGGAATTCCAGGTGCACCAGGATCACCTTCATATAACATACCATCTTCATACCCAAGTGGTCCAG gaaCACCAGGGTTACCAGGTTCACCAGGATCACCag GCCAACCAGGAGCCCCAGGATTACCAGGTTCTTCACCATATCCAAAACCTTCATACCCTGTAGCTCCAGGTACACCAGTGTCTCCGGGATCTCCAGGTTCCCCTGGTCTTCCAg GCCAACCAGGAGCCCCAGGATTACCAGGTTCTTCACCATACCCAAAACCTTCATACCCTGCAGCTCCAGGTACACCAGGGTCTCCAGGATCTCCAGGTTCCCCTGGTCTTCCAG GAAAACCAGGATCTTACGTTCCCCAATCTTCATACCCAGAATCTGCTTATCCAGGTACCCCAg GTCAACCAGGTCAACCAGGAACTCCAGGAttaccag GTAAACCAGGAGCATCAGTTATACCTAGTATACCGTCATATGAAAAACCACAACCAACTTACCAAAAACCAAATGTAGGATACCCCGGAAGTCcag gcCAACCAGGTACTCCAGGTTTACCAGGATCACCAGGATTACCAGGCACAATTTCATACCCAAAACCCACACCAACATCCGCATATCCCGTAGGACCAg gtcaATCAGGATACCCTGGCTCTCCCGGACTTCCag gtCAACCAGGAACACCAGGTCTACCTGGGTCTGTATACCAACCTTCATATCAAAAACCATCTTCTGTTAATCAATATGGAAATCCATCTCTATATCCAGTATCTTCTTATCCTGGAAGTCAag GATTACCCGGAACACCAGGAACAccag gTCAACCCGGTACACCTGGATCACCAGGCTCAGCTTATCCAGGTTCTACATTGAATCAAACGCCTAATTATCAATCTGTTAAACCAAGTTCTTCATATCCAGGAAGTCCAG gtcaACCAGGCACTCCAGGATTACCAG GTCAACCAGGAACTCCAGGTATACCAAGCCAGCCTTCTTATCAAAAACCAAATCCACCAACATATCCTTCTCAACCATCTTATTCCGGTTATCCCGGAAGCtcag GTCAACCAGGAAAACCAGGTACTCCTGGTACTCCAGGTACACCAGGACTTCCCGCGGGACCGACCTACCAAAAACCTACACCTCCTGCTGGATATCCAGGATCTCCTGGTACACCAG GTCAACCAGGAACCCCTGGCCTCCCAGGTATTCCAGCTCAATCATTTGGTCAATATCCTCAACCTTCAGTTGACTATGGAAAACCTAATCTATCAGGATATCCCGGTTCTACag GTCAACCAGGCCTTCCCGGTCAACCAGGCACTCCAGGAACCCCAGGAACTCCAGGTTCTTATCCCACTTCACCAAAACCCAGCCCATACCCCATAAATCCAGGCAGTGGAAGTGTATCag gtcaaCCAGGAACCTCAGGTATACAAAGTCAGCCATCTTATCAAAAACCAAATCCACCAACATACCCAGTTAAGCCCACATATCCTTCTCAACCATCTTATTCCGGTTATCCCGGAAGCtcag GTCAACCAGGAAAACCAGGTACTCCTGGTACTCCAGGTACACCAGGTACACCAGGACTTCCCGCGGGACCGTCCTACCAAAAACCTACACCTCCTGCTGGATATCCAGGATCGCCTGGTACACCAG GTCAACCAGGAACCCCTGGCCTCCCAGGTATTCCAGCTCAATCTTTTGGTCAATATCCTCAACCTTCAGTTGACTATGGAAAACCTAATCTATCAGGATATCCCGGTTCTACag GTCAACCAGGCCTTCCCGGTCAACCAGGCACTCCAGGAACCCCAGGAACTCCAGGTTCTTATCCCACTTCACCAAAACCCAGCCCATACCCCATAAATCCAGGCAGTGGAAGTGTATCag gtcaaCCAGGAACTCTAGGTATACCAAGCCAGCCTTCttatcaaaaaccaaattcaccAACATATCCTTCTCAACCATCTTATTCCGGTTATCCCGGAAGCtcag GTCAACCAGGGAAACCAGGTACTCCTGGTACTCCAGGTACACCAGGACTTCCCGCGGGACCGTCCTACCAAAAACCTACACCTCCTGCTGGATATCCAGGATCTCCTGGTACACCAG GTCAACCAGGAACCCCTGGCCTCCCAGGTATTCCAGCTCAATCATTTGGTCAATATCCTCAACCTTCAGTTGACTATGGAAAACCTAATCTATCAGGATATCCCGGTTCTACag GTCAACCAGGCCTTCCCGGTCAACCAGGCACTCCAGGAACCCCAGGAACTCCAGGTTCTTATCCCACTTCACCAAAACCCAGCCCATCTCCCATTAATCCAGGCAGTGGAAGTATATCag gtttacCATCCAATGGTTATCCATCATCAATTGGTCAAACCCAAACAGGTTATCCAAACAAACCTATTCCTCAACCATCATACCCGGGTCAGAGTTATGTTTATCCTACCAGCTATCCTCAAAGACCAAATGTTCCTGACTATGGAGCACAGCAACCAAATGAATATCCTGGGTATTTAAGTTCAGGTTACCCAGTACCCCCTCCACCTAACGCACCACTTCCTAATTACCCACCACCTAGTTCACCATCTGGTTACTCTGGGTATTTCGAATTGTACCCGGGTCAAAATCAAATATACCCCGGTCAACCAGATTTTAATGCATACCCAGCTGGTGATCAATATCCTTTCAACGGAAACGCTTATGGTAATCCTAAACAACAATTTACTTCCCCAGCAACAGAAAACAAAGGTAAAACACCTCAAATAACTACTCCTGTTGCTACCCCAACATATGGTTATAAGAGTGAGTCTAGTCAAACTTCTGTGGAGTACCCAGAAAAACCTAGTTTGATAGATATACGCATTAATGTGCCAAATGTACCTGAATCTAACGATGGCCAAAAAGCCGTAATTTTaggtaaaaatgaattaataggaACATCGTCAGGATCATCTGGATATTCCAGTTCACTTACTCCGCAATACGTAAGCAGTCCTACAAAGGCACCCAAATTACCATATCAATTTGGTCAAGAATCAAATCAGGTAGTCTTATCATCAAGCAAACCAGAAACCAGCACTCCATTTTATAGTGTATCCACCAAAACAGCATCGACAcctgaaaatacaaatttagtgCAATCAACTAGTACCATATCCTACGAAGATCAATTTAGTACTCTTTCACCGGATTCTTCGACGCCTGTCAATATAATTCCTTATCCACTACCAATTGTGCCAAACCCAGGATCTTGTCCATGTTATTTTGTTCCACCAACAAGTAACAATTCTACCAATcaaatacaacaacaacaaacaaCAGTTGACTTAAATAATCTCCCGGAGGGTGCTGTTATTGGATTCGTGCCGGTAGTATTTTATCCATCATGTGGAGCAGGAAGCGCAGTATCAAAAGAAGTGCTATCATCTAAGTTAAATCCCGTTTTCCCTTCGGCTTATCAAGTACCATATAAATGTTCATATTGTGAACAAAGTGAATCACAAACCGCGAATATCAGAAGCAGTTTCAATCAAGTAATAAAACAAAGTCAATTAAATCCATCTGTTGTAATTAAAAGTCCAAGTAGGAAGAATTACCCAAATGCCCCAATTTATGACCAACCAGAATTTGgaagaaagataaaagttgtaaGAAGGAAAACTATAGATtag
- the LOC100168379 gene encoding collagen alpha-5(IV) chain isoform X7, whose protein sequence is MRLQRNGKMIPRPRTNMYLILFSILGVQFALSQQTNPNDLEVVLNIEDSNKTQYHEQNFDTMAYIFGYEVGPNGQFHHENKGPDGFTYGCYGYVDPEGKLQATHYISDGWGYRVVTPGESVEIFHHKHDPADENQANESSDGGSEHEHHGHHGVVTAWGDLYFPKGCGGGRPIQGTGQLGGSGSSGYPSFIGVGQPGPAGAPGQPGTPGLPGSPSSVYPSYPGTPGSPGSPGSPGTPGLPGKPGSPGFPSYQQPSSYPSAPGTPGSPGSPGSPGTPGLPGKPGSPGFPSYQQPSPYPSAPGSSGLPGTPGTPGQPGTPGLPGSPSSVYPSYPGSQGSPGSPGAPGSPGLPSLPSYQKPTVYPTSTYPGSSGSPGSPGSPGSPGTPGLPGKPGSLGYPSYQQPSPYPSAPGSSGLPGTPGTPGTPGQPGTPGLPGSPSSAYPSYPGSQGSPGSPGAPGSPGLPSLPSYQKPTVYPTSTYPGSSGSPGSPGSPGSPGTPGLPGKPGSLGYPSYQQPSPYPSAPGSSGLPGTPGTPGAPGIPGAPGSPSYNIPSSYPSGPGTPGLPGSPGSPGQPGAPGLPGSSPYPKPSYPVAPGTPVSPGSPGSPGLPGQPGAPGLPGSSPYPKPSYPAAPGTPGSPGSPGSPGLPGKPGSYVPQSSYPESAYPGTPGQPGQPGTPGLPGKPGASVIPSIPSYEKPQPTYQKPNVGYPGSPGQPGTPGLPGSPGLPGTISYPKPTPTSAYPVGPGQSGYPGSPGLPGQPGTPGLPGSVYQPSYQKPSSVNQYGNPSLYPVSSYPGSQGLPGTPGTPGQPGTPGSPGSAYPGSTLNQTPNYQSVKPSSSYPGSPGQPGTPGLPGQPGTPGIPSQPSYQKPNPPTYPSQPSYSGYPGSSGQPGKPGTPGTPGTPGLPAGPTYQKPTPPAGYPGSPGTPGQPGTPGLPGIPAQSFGQYPQPSVDYGKPNLSGYPGSTGQPGLPGQPGTPGTPGTPGSYPTSPKPSPYPINPGSGSVSGQPGTSGIQSQPSYQKPNPPTYPVKPTYPSQPSYSGYPGSSGQPGKPGTPGTPGTPGTPGLPAGPSYQKPTPPAGYPGSPGTPGQPGTPGLPGIPAQSFGQYPQPSVDYGKPNLSGYPGSTGQPGLPGQPGTPGTPGTPGSYPTSPKPSPYPINPGSGSVSGQPGTLGIPSQPSYQKPNSPTYPSQPSYSGYPGSSGQPGKPGTPGTPGTPGLPAGPSYQKPTPPAGYPGSPGTPGQPGTPGLPGIPAQSFGQYPQPSVDYGKPNLSGYPGSTGQPGLPGQPGTPGTPGTPGSYPTSPKPSPSPINPGSGSISGLPSNGYPSSIGQTQTGYPNKPIPQPSYPGQSYVYPTSYPQRPNVPDYGAQQPNEYPGYLSSGYPVPPPPNAPLPNYPPPSSPSGYSGYFELYPGQNQIYPGQPDFNAYPAGDQYPFNGNAYGNPKQQFTSPATENKGKTPQITTPVATPTYGYKSESSQTSVEYPEKPSLIDIRINVPNVPESNDGQKAVILGKNELIGTSSGSSGYSSSLTPQYVSSPTKAPKLPYQFGQESNQVVLSSSKPETSTPFYSVSTKTASTPENTNLVQSTSTISYEDQFSTLSPDSSTPVNIIPYPLPIVPNPGSCPCYFVPPTSNNSTNQIQQQQTTVDLNNLPEGAVIGFVPVVFYPSCGAGSAVSKEVLSSKLNPVFPSAYQVPYKCSYCEQSESQTANIRSSFNQVIKQSQLNPSVVIKSPSRKNYPNAPIYDQPEFGRKIKVVRRKTID, encoded by the exons atgtatTTAATACTGTTCTCAATTTTGGGGGTTCAGTTTGCCTTATCTCAGCAAACTAACCCAAATGATTTGGAAGTGGTGCTTAACATCGAAGACAGCAATAAAACTCAATACCATGAACAAAATTTCGATACCA TGGCCTATATATTCGGCTACGAAGTAGGTCCAAATGGTCAATTCCATCACGAAAATAAAGGTCCAGATGGCTTCACATATGGTTGCTACGGATATGTAGACCCAGAAGGAAAATTACAAGCGACTCATTATATATCTGATGGCTGGGGATACAGAGTTGTCACACCAGGTGAATCTGTAGAAATATTCCATCATAAACATGACCCCGCAGATGAAAATCAAGCTAATGAAAGTTCTGATGGTGGTTCTGAACATGAACATCATGGACACCATGGAGTGGTAACAGCATGGGGTGATCTTTATTTCCCAAAGGGATGTGGAGGAGGACGTCCAATTCAAGGTACTGGTCAATTAGGTGGATCAGGCTCATCTGGATACCCAAGCTTTATTGGAGTTGGTCAACCAGGACCAGCAGGCGCACctgg tCAACCAGGTACTCCAGGATTACCGGGAAGTCCATCTTCAGTTTATCCAAGTTATCCAGGTACCCCAGGCTCTCCAGGCTCCCCAGGTTCACCCGGAACTCCAGGCTTACCag GTAAACCAGGATCTCCAGGCTTTCCATCATATCAACAACCATCATCTTATCCAAGTGCACCAGGTACCCCAGGCTCTCCAGGCTCCCCAGGTTCACCCGGAACTCCAGGCTTACCAG gtaaaccAGGATCTCCAGGCTTTCCATCATATCAACAACCATCACCTTATCCAAGTGCACCAG gCTCGTCTGGGTTACCGGGAACTCCAGGAACTCCAG gtCAACCAGGTACTCCAGGATTACCGGGAAGTCCATCTTCAGTTTATCCAAGTTATCcag GATCACAAGGATCTCCAGGTTCTCCCGGTGCTCCGGGTAGCCCAGGACTACCCAGTTTACCATCTTATCAAAAACCAACAGTTTATCCAACATCCACTTATCCTGGGAGCtcag GTTCCCCAGGCTCTCCAGGCTCCCCAGGTTCACCCGGAACTCCAGGCTTACCAG GTAAACCAGGATCTCTAGGCTATCCATCATATCAACAACCGTCACCTTATCCAAGTGCAccag gCTCGTCTGGTTTACCGGGAACTCCAGGAACTCCAGGAACTCCAG gtCAACCAGGTACTCCAGGATTACCGGGAAGTCCATCTTCAGCTTATCCAAGTTATCCag GATCACAAGGATCTCCAGGTTCTCCCGGTGCTCCGGGTAGCCCAGGACTACCCAGTTTACCATCTTATCAAAAACCAACAGTTTATCCAACATCCACTTATCCTGGGAGCTCag gtTCCCCAGGCTCTCCAGGCTCTCCAGGTTCACCCGGAACTCCAGGCTTACCAG gtaaaccAGGATCTCTAGGCTATCCATCTTATCAACAACCATCACCTTATCCAAGTGCACCag gcTCGTCCGGTTTACCAGGAACTCCAGGAACTCCAG gagcTCCAGGAATTCCAGGTGCACCAGGATCACCTTCATATAACATACCATCTTCATACCCAAGTGGTCCAG gaaCACCAGGGTTACCAGGTTCACCAGGATCACCag GCCAACCAGGAGCCCCAGGATTACCAGGTTCTTCACCATATCCAAAACCTTCATACCCTGTAGCTCCAGGTACACCAGTGTCTCCGGGATCTCCAGGTTCCCCTGGTCTTCCAg GCCAACCAGGAGCCCCAGGATTACCAGGTTCTTCACCATACCCAAAACCTTCATACCCTGCAGCTCCAGGTACACCAGGGTCTCCAGGATCTCCAGGTTCCCCTGGTCTTCCAG GAAAACCAGGATCTTACGTTCCCCAATCTTCATACCCAGAATCTGCTTATCCAGGTACCCCAg GTCAACCAGGTCAACCAGGAACTCCAGGAttaccag GTAAACCAGGAGCATCAGTTATACCTAGTATACCGTCATATGAAAAACCACAACCAACTTACCAAAAACCAAATGTAGGATACCCCGGAAGTCcag gcCAACCAGGTACTCCAGGTTTACCAGGATCACCAGGATTACCAGGCACAATTTCATACCCAAAACCCACACCAACATCCGCATATCCCGTAGGACCAg gtcaATCAGGATACCCTGGCTCTCCCGGACTTCCag gtCAACCAGGAACACCAGGTCTACCTGGGTCTGTATACCAACCTTCATATCAAAAACCATCTTCTGTTAATCAATATGGAAATCCATCTCTATATCCAGTATCTTCTTATCCTGGAAGTCAag GATTACCCGGAACACCAGGAACAccag gTCAACCCGGTACACCTGGATCACCAGGCTCAGCTTATCCAGGTTCTACATTGAATCAAACGCCTAATTATCAATCTGTTAAACCAAGTTCTTCATATCCAGGAAGTCCAG gtcaACCAGGCACTCCAGGATTACCAG GTCAACCAGGAACTCCAGGTATACCAAGCCAGCCTTCTTATCAAAAACCAAATCCACCAACATATCCTTCTCAACCATCTTATTCCGGTTATCCCGGAAGCtcag GTCAACCAGGAAAACCAGGTACTCCTGGTACTCCAGGTACACCAGGACTTCCCGCGGGACCGACCTACCAAAAACCTACACCTCCTGCTGGATATCCAGGATCTCCTGGTACACCAG GTCAACCAGGAACCCCTGGCCTCCCAGGTATTCCAGCTCAATCATTTGGTCAATATCCTCAACCTTCAGTTGACTATGGAAAACCTAATCTATCAGGATATCCCGGTTCTACag GTCAACCAGGCCTTCCCGGTCAACCAGGCACTCCAGGAACCCCAGGAACTCCAGGTTCTTATCCCACTTCACCAAAACCCAGCCCATACCCCATAAATCCAGGCAGTGGAAGTGTATCag gtcaaCCAGGAACCTCAGGTATACAAAGTCAGCCATCTTATCAAAAACCAAATCCACCAACATACCCAGTTAAGCCCACATATCCTTCTCAACCATCTTATTCCGGTTATCCCGGAAGCtcag GTCAACCAGGAAAACCAGGTACTCCTGGTACTCCAGGTACACCAGGTACACCAGGACTTCCCGCGGGACCGTCCTACCAAAAACCTACACCTCCTGCTGGATATCCAGGATCGCCTGGTACACCAG GTCAACCAGGAACCCCTGGCCTCCCAGGTATTCCAGCTCAATCTTTTGGTCAATATCCTCAACCTTCAGTTGACTATGGAAAACCTAATCTATCAGGATATCCCGGTTCTACag GTCAACCAGGCCTTCCCGGTCAACCAGGCACTCCAGGAACCCCAGGAACTCCAGGTTCTTATCCCACTTCACCAAAACCCAGCCCATACCCCATAAATCCAGGCAGTGGAAGTGTATCag gtcaaCCAGGAACTCTAGGTATACCAAGCCAGCCTTCttatcaaaaaccaaattcaccAACATATCCTTCTCAACCATCTTATTCCGGTTATCCCGGAAGCtcag GTCAACCAGGGAAACCAGGTACTCCTGGTACTCCAGGTACACCAGGACTTCCCGCGGGACCGTCCTACCAAAAACCTACACCTCCTGCTGGATATCCAGGATCTCCTGGTACACCAG GTCAACCAGGAACCCCTGGCCTCCCAGGTATTCCAGCTCAATCATTTGGTCAATATCCTCAACCTTCAGTTGACTATGGAAAACCTAATCTATCAGGATATCCCGGTTCTACag GTCAACCAGGCCTTCCCGGTCAACCAGGCACTCCAGGAACCCCAGGAACTCCAGGTTCTTATCCCACTTCACCAAAACCCAGCCCATCTCCCATTAATCCAGGCAGTGGAAGTATATCag gtttacCATCCAATGGTTATCCATCATCAATTGGTCAAACCCAAACAGGTTATCCAAACAAACCTATTCCTCAACCATCATACCCGGGTCAGAGTTATGTTTATCCTACCAGCTATCCTCAAAGACCAAATGTTCCTGACTATGGAGCACAGCAACCAAATGAATATCCTGGGTATTTAAGTTCAGGTTACCCAGTACCCCCTCCACCTAACGCACCACTTCCTAATTACCCACCACCTAGTTCACCATCTGGTTACTCTGGGTATTTCGAATTGTACCCGGGTCAAAATCAAATATACCCCGGTCAACCAGATTTTAATGCATACCCAGCTGGTGATCAATATCCTTTCAACGGAAACGCTTATGGTAATCCTAAACAACAATTTACTTCCCCAGCAACAGAAAACAAAGGTAAAACACCTCAAATAACTACTCCTGTTGCTACCCCAACATATGGTTATAAGAGTGAGTCTAGTCAAACTTCTGTGGAGTACCCAGAAAAACCTAGTTTGATAGATATACGCATTAATGTGCCAAATGTACCTGAATCTAACGATGGCCAAAAAGCCGTAATTTTaggtaaaaatgaattaataggaACATCGTCAGGATCATCTGGATATTCCAGTTCACTTACTCCGCAATACGTAAGCAGTCCTACAAAGGCACCCAAATTACCATATCAATTTGGTCAAGAATCAAATCAGGTAGTCTTATCATCAAGCAAACCAGAAACCAGCACTCCATTTTATAGTGTATCCACCAAAACAGCATCGACAcctgaaaatacaaatttagtgCAATCAACTAGTACCATATCCTACGAAGATCAATTTAGTACTCTTTCACCGGATTCTTCGACGCCTGTCAATATAATTCCTTATCCACTACCAATTGTGCCAAACCCAGGATCTTGTCCATGTTATTTTGTTCCACCAACAAGTAACAATTCTACCAATcaaatacaacaacaacaaacaaCAGTTGACTTAAATAATCTCCCGGAGGGTGCTGTTATTGGATTCGTGCCGGTAGTATTTTATCCATCATGTGGAGCAGGAAGCGCAGTATCAAAAGAAGTGCTATCATCTAAGTTAAATCCCGTTTTCCCTTCGGCTTATCAAGTACCATATAAATGTTCATATTGTGAACAAAGTGAATCACAAACCGCGAATATCAGAAGCAGTTTCAATCAAGTAATAAAACAAAGTCAATTAAATCCATCTGTTGTAATTAAAAGTCCAAGTAGGAAGAATTACCCAAATGCCCCAATTTATGACCAACCAGAATTTGgaagaaagataaaagttgtaaGAAGGAAAACTATAGATtag